The Arachis hypogaea cultivar Tifrunner chromosome 19, arahy.Tifrunner.gnm2.J5K5, whole genome shotgun sequence genome has a window encoding:
- the LOC112778557 gene encoding uncharacterized protein, whose protein sequence is MEKYFKRKLPLESEVTPLVSSNKKKFLEFNVESLVADPGQRPKISNYDPNNRDEVRRAYLQKGPCQPREHDFPQTYFGTSLRRFNADWFDEFGNWLEYSISKDAVFCLCCYLMKPDGASGDAFVKEGFSNWKKKERLQTHVGNHDSAHNQARRKCEALMKQKQHIEVVFQKHSDQAKRDYRTHLTATIECIRFLLRQGLAFRGDDESHNSNNQGNFLELLDFLAQHNTEIDRVFKNARGNLKLVAPKIQKDIVRAAASETTKVIIDDLGDDLFAVLVDEARDISVKEQMAVCLRYVNKEGIVMERFLGLVHVSSTNALSLKVALESLLTKHNLSLARIRGQGYDGATNMQGEFNGLKSLILKENACAFYVHCFAHQLQLALVVVAKKQVEIALLFNLLASLCNIVGASCKRKDMLRESQMQKTIVALQNGDVSSGRGLNQETTLKRTGDTRWGSHYGTILSLISIFSSVVEVLEVIEEDGNNPEQRAEACQLLNHIQSFEFVFNLHLMKSILGVTNELSQALQRSDQDIINAMTLVKVSKQRLQSIRDDGWSSLLNEVLLFCDSHNILAPNMNDIFVTQGRSRRKIQKVSNLHHFQVELFYQVIDRQLQELNNRFTEVNTELLLCIACLNPSDSFFAFDKEKLLRLAEFYPHEFSSTQILALDSQLENFILDMRLDDQFLNINGISGLSQKLVETKKHIVYPLVFLLLKLALILPVATASVERTFSAMNIIKSRLRNRMGDEWLNDCLVTYIERETFNQVDNETIIQHFQNMKTRREVPSRFEAKKVSS, encoded by the coding sequence atggagaaatatttcaaaagaaagctaCCACTAGAATCTGAAGTCACTCCATTAGTCTCTTCTAATAAAAAGAAGTTCTTAGAATTCAATGTGGAAAGTCTGGTAGCTGATCCTGGACAACgacccaaaatttcaaattatgatCCAAATAACAGAGATGAAGTTAGACGAGCTTATTTGCAAAAAGGTCCTTGTCAACCAAGAGAACATGATTTTCCACAAACATATTTTGGAACTTCTCTCCGTAGATTTAATGCTGATTGGTTTGATGAATTTGGCAATTGGTTGGAATATAGTATTTCAAAAGATGCTGTATTTTGTCTTTGTTGCTATCTTATGAAACCTGATGGTGCGAGTGGTGATGCTTTTGTAAAAGAGGGCTTTTCAAATTGGAAAAAGAAGGAGCGATTACAAACACATGTTGGAAATCATGATAGTGCTCATAATCAAGCTCGAAGAAAATGCGAAGCACTCATGAAGCAAAAAcaacatattgaagttgtttttCAAAAGCATTCAGACCAAGCTAAAAGAGATTACCGAACTCACTTAACAGCAACAATTGAGTGCATTAGGTTCTTATTGCGACAAGGATTGGCCTTTCGTGGTGATGATGAATCGCACAATTCAAATAATCAAGGTAATTTTTTGGAGCTTCTTGACTTTCTTGCTCAACATAATACAGAGATTGATCGTGTTTTCAAAAATGCTCGTGGAAACCTTAAGCTAGTAGCACCTAAAATTCAAAAAGATATTGTTAGAGCTGCTGCAAGTGAAACTACTAAagttattattgatgatcttggAGATGATTTATTTGCTGTTTTAGTTGATGAAGCTCGAGACATCTCTGTTAAAGAGCAAATGGCTGTTTGTTTGCGGTATGTGAACAAAGAAGGGATTGTAATGGAGCGATTTCTTGGCCTTGTCCATGTTTCTAGCACAAATGCGTTGTCATTAAAAGTAGCTTTGGAATCTTTATTAACAAAGCATAATTTAAGTTTAGCAAGAATACGTGGACAAGGTTACGATGGAGCTACTAATATGCAGGGGGAATTTAATGGCTTAAAAAGTTTGATCTTGAAAGAAAATGCTTGTGCTTTTTATGTTCATTGTTTTGCTCACCAACTTCAATTAGCACTTGTGGTTGTTGCAAAGAAACAGGTCGAAATTGCACTACTTTTTAATTTGCTTGCTAGTTTGTGCAATATTGTTGGAGCTTCTTGTAAACGTAAAGACATGCTTCGTGAAAGTCAAATGCAAAAGACAATTGTTGCATTACAAAATGGAGATGTTTCTAGTGGACGTGGCTTAAATCAAGAAACAACATTGAAAAGGACAGGTGATACTCGATGGGGCTCACATTATGGTACAATACTTAGCttgatttctattttttcttccgTGGTAGAAGTTCTTGAAGTTATTGAGGAAGATGGAAATAATCCTGAACAAAGAGCTGAAGCATGCCAATTATTGAATCATAttcaatcttttgaatttgtattcAATTTACATTTGATGAAAAGTATATTAGGAGTTACTAATGAGTTGTCTCAAGCTCTACAAAGAAGTGATCAAGACATTATAAATGCTATGACATTGGTTAAAGTGTCCAAGCAACGATTGCAAAGTATAAGAGACGATGGTTGGTCCTCTTTGCTCAACGAAGTTTTACTATTTTGTGATAGTCACAATATTCTTGCTCcaaatatgaatgatatattTGTAACACAAGGAAGATCAAGGCGCAAAATCCAAAAGGTCTCAAACTTGCATCATTTTCAAGTTGAATTATTTTATCAAGTGATTGATAGACAACTTCAAGAGCTTAACAATCGTTTTACAGAGGTAAATACTGAGCTACTTCTTTGTATAGCTTGTTTGAATCCAAGTGACTCATTTTTTGCATTTGATAAGGAGAAGTTGCTTCGTTTAGCTGAATTTTATCCACAtgaattctcttctactcaaatTTTGGCACTTGATAGTCAACTTGAGAATTTTATATTGGATATGCGTCTTGATgatcaattcttaaatataaatggAATCAGTGGACTATCTCAAAAGTTAGTTGAGACAAAAAAGCATATTGTTTATCCATTGGTATTTCTTCTGTTGAAATTAGCTTTGATTCTACCTGTGGCAACAGCATCAGTTGAGAGAACATTTTCTGCTATGAATATCATAAAGAGTCGACTTCGTAATCGAATGGGAGATGAGTGGTTGAATGATTGTTTGGTTacatatatagaaagagagacattcaaTCAAGTTGATAATGaaacaattattcaacattttcaaaatatgaaaacaagaagagaagtaCCTTCAAGATTTGAAGCGAAGAAAGTTAGCAGCTAA